A genomic segment from Lignipirellula cremea encodes:
- a CDS encoding type II and III secretion system protein family protein has protein sequence MRFFACQAALSTALAAGIAWGQAGGDIASRQDLRSLENPGSETLDKESSLIDEVLNPEIIFRVDPSRSKIVRTRLPVERLAITNSDIVEVNEFSPTEFEIIGQKSGQTTLTLWFKQADGSLTVLRYLVKVEANDTDLLREEAEYGKLQIRINELFPNSQVQLIPVADKLIIRGQARDAEEAAQILGVVGGQSTNQQGGLQVQSVNLGPVARLPGAPDLQTSSVINLLRVPGEQQVMLKVRVAELTRTAKRNMSVDFDIVKDNFALSSILSGGIGNISAILDGGDVALLIQAFSSNGMGKILAEPNLVTISGKPATFLAGGEFAVPTTVGVNGVGAVSTTFRGFGTQLAFTPTVLDKDKIRLQVAPSFSSLNQANAVDGIPGLNTRAVVTTVDLREGQWLAIAGLIQEEQTGSKSRIPYIGDIPLLGAAFSNQATSRSETELIVLVSPELVHPMEYEQVPPLLPGMEVTDPTNKEFFFHQQIEGLPWEHHRSTVFPQIAHQVFHANHDGAHGYVEGHPVEIQQSEDFYITGPHGFSR, from the coding sequence ATGCGATTCTTTGCATGCCAGGCGGCGTTATCCACGGCGCTGGCCGCTGGAATCGCCTGGGGGCAAGCAGGCGGCGACATTGCGTCGCGGCAGGATCTACGTTCCCTGGAAAACCCTGGCAGCGAGACACTTGACAAAGAGTCATCGCTGATCGACGAAGTATTGAATCCGGAGATTATCTTTCGGGTCGATCCTTCCCGCTCCAAAATTGTTCGCACCAGGCTCCCCGTGGAGCGACTGGCGATCACCAACTCCGACATCGTCGAGGTGAACGAGTTCAGCCCGACCGAGTTCGAGATTATCGGACAGAAATCGGGTCAAACCACCCTGACCTTGTGGTTCAAACAGGCCGACGGCTCGCTGACGGTGTTGCGTTACCTGGTCAAGGTGGAAGCCAACGACACCGATCTGCTGCGCGAGGAAGCCGAATACGGCAAGCTGCAGATCCGCATCAACGAGCTGTTTCCCAACAGCCAGGTGCAGCTGATTCCGGTAGCCGACAAACTGATTATCCGCGGCCAGGCCCGCGACGCTGAAGAAGCGGCGCAGATCCTCGGCGTGGTCGGAGGCCAGTCGACCAACCAGCAGGGCGGCCTGCAGGTGCAATCGGTCAACCTGGGCCCCGTCGCCCGGCTGCCCGGCGCCCCGGACCTGCAGACGAGCTCGGTGATTAACCTGCTGCGTGTGCCGGGCGAACAGCAGGTGATGCTAAAAGTACGCGTCGCCGAGTTGACCCGCACGGCCAAACGTAACATGTCGGTCGATTTTGACATCGTAAAAGACAACTTCGCCCTGTCGAGCATTTTGAGCGGCGGTATCGGCAACATCTCTGCCATTCTCGATGGCGGCGACGTGGCCCTGCTGATTCAAGCGTTCAGCAGCAACGGCATGGGAAAAATCCTGGCCGAGCCGAACCTGGTTACCATCAGCGGCAAACCGGCGACGTTCCTGGCGGGTGGTGAATTCGCCGTCCCCACGACGGTCGGCGTCAACGGCGTCGGCGCCGTGTCCACGACCTTCCGCGGCTTTGGTACGCAGTTGGCCTTTACCCCCACAGTCCTCGATAAAGACAAAATTCGCCTGCAGGTGGCTCCTTCGTTCAGTTCGCTGAATCAGGCCAACGCGGTCGATGGTATCCCCGGCCTGAACACGCGAGCGGTCGTCACCACGGTCGACCTCCGCGAAGGTCAGTGGCTGGCCATCGCTGGTTTGATTCAAGAGGAGCAAACCGGCAGCAAAAGTCGCATCCCTTACATTGGCGACATCCCGTTGCTGGGCGCCGCCTTTAGCAACCAGGCCACCTCCCGCAGCGAAACCGAGCTGATCGTACTGGTCAGCCCGGAACTGGTGCATCCGATGGAATACGAACAGGTTCCGCCGCTTCTGCCGGGTATGGAAGTGACCGATCCGACCAACAAAGAATTCTTCTTCCACCAGCAAATCGAAGGGCTGCCCTGGGAGCACCATCGCAGTACGGTGTTTCCGCAGATCGCCCACCAGGTCTTCCACGCCAATCACGACGGCGCTCACGGCTATGTGGAAGGTCATCCGGTGGAAATCCAGCAAAGCGAAGATTTCTATATCACGGGCCCGCATGGATTCTCGCGTTAA
- a CDS encoding tetratricopeptide repeat protein, with protein sequence MKTNRLGTLAVLVLSASVGCTMPGAKLPSLPQVGASRQAKSPQFEQEMSLARLAERHGQSEQATPIYNQVIEHSPDNHVAHHRLGVMAAKQGELDTAMTHLLTAEKLSEPTADLLSDIGYTAYLQHNYTLAEQKLTESIKLNPNNKAARINLGLALAFQNKTEQAFHQFRAAGSEAEAYSNLAYAQSKMGDLQHAEGNFHRALQLDNQLLPAAEGLIQVAAKTRAMNRHKGQMHRAQQAEQIVVLDQQPAAVQAPAAQPQPQPQAPVAVAQAPVAVAQAPVAVAQAPVAVAQAPVAVAQAPVAVAQAPVAVAQAAPPQVPVEVALPQAPVKQAPIQVATTEAEKLGSFATVKPVGFEQSDKGLTDKKPFDDYDSEAESGADALLLADVIVQPAPQQSLPEARPAKPAGAVEVPAQKVAFRTPVTNSAPAVNRVPEAAVLASPFSEPAINRVEPFKAYEPAMPATTFEPYGSPAVWTNNDTIEATKPSKAFIGG encoded by the coding sequence ATGAAAACCAACCGTTTGGGTACCTTGGCCGTGCTTGTGCTGTCCGCTTCGGTGGGCTGCACGATGCCTGGCGCCAAATTACCTTCGCTGCCGCAGGTGGGAGCCAGCCGCCAGGCGAAGTCTCCCCAGTTCGAGCAGGAAATGAGCCTGGCCAGGCTCGCCGAGCGTCACGGACAATCGGAGCAAGCGACGCCCATCTATAACCAGGTGATCGAGCACAGCCCCGATAACCATGTCGCCCATCATCGCCTCGGCGTGATGGCGGCCAAACAGGGCGAACTCGATACGGCCATGACGCATCTGCTCACAGCCGAAAAACTGAGCGAACCGACCGCCGACCTGCTGTCGGACATCGGCTACACGGCTTACCTCCAGCACAACTACACGCTGGCGGAACAAAAGCTGACCGAGTCGATCAAATTGAATCCGAACAATAAAGCTGCTCGGATTAACCTGGGGCTGGCTCTGGCCTTCCAGAATAAAACCGAACAGGCCTTCCACCAGTTTCGCGCCGCCGGCAGCGAAGCGGAAGCCTACTCCAATCTGGCCTACGCCCAGTCCAAAATGGGCGATCTGCAGCACGCCGAAGGGAACTTCCATCGGGCCCTGCAGCTCGATAACCAGCTCCTGCCGGCAGCCGAAGGGTTGATTCAAGTTGCGGCCAAAACCCGCGCCATGAATCGCCACAAAGGCCAGATGCACCGGGCCCAACAGGCTGAGCAAATCGTCGTTCTGGACCAGCAACCCGCTGCCGTTCAGGCTCCTGCCGCCCAGCCCCAGCCCCAGCCCCAGGCTCCGGTCGCGGTAGCTCAGGCTCCGGTCGCTGTAGCTCAGGCTCCGGTCGCGGTCGCTCAGGCTCCGGTCGCTGTAGCTCAGGCTCCGGTCGCTGTAGCTCAGGCTCCGGTCGCTGTAGCTCAGGCTCCGGTCGCGGTGGCTCAGGCCGCCCCGCCCCAGGTTCCTGTGGAAGTCGCGTTACCCCAGGCGCCTGTCAAGCAGGCTCCCATCCAGGTTGCAACGACCGAAGCGGAAAAGCTGGGAAGCTTCGCCACGGTGAAACCGGTTGGCTTTGAGCAATCGGACAAGGGGCTGACCGACAAAAAGCCGTTTGACGATTACGACAGCGAAGCAGAATCGGGAGCCGACGCACTGCTGCTGGCAGACGTGATAGTGCAACCGGCGCCGCAGCAGAGCCTGCCGGAAGCCCGACCCGCCAAACCGGCAGGTGCGGTGGAAGTTCCGGCGCAGAAGGTGGCGTTTCGCACGCCCGTGACGAACTCCGCCCCGGCGGTGAATCGTGTCCCCGAAGCCGCAGTGCTGGCGAGTCCTTTTTCGGAACCGGCCATCAACCGGGTTGAGCCCTTCAAGGCTTATGAACCGGCGATGCCCGCCACCACGTTCGAACCGTACGGCTCGCCCGCGGTCTGGACAAACAACGACACGATCGAGGCAACCAAACCCTCGAAAGCGTTCATCGGCGGTTAA
- a CDS encoding type II secretion system F family protein: MYVAVLTAGAFFSIFLLLFILGRLVFGIGRNDTEAAIGSKRPLVLGGITEAFAGVLPVTQSKRDSLQADLTRAGYHHRKALAEFLGMRNAAATGWVIFIAAAIVLTTQPGENFSTQFAIFGAVVLLIIFTLPKLTLSALATGRCSRIEYALPDALDMINMMVTGGLPLRRAVERVSAELKTTHPDLACELAIVDHQTEAGSLQQALREFAKRIDAPDVIALASMVQHADRLGGNVAGALRDFSDGVRRTRRQRAEERGNKASVKILFPIVLCLTPPIYVLLLGPGILEMRNFFVKENKTNGMFMQTPDASSLDNLPSR; the protein is encoded by the coding sequence ATGTATGTCGCAGTGCTCACGGCCGGCGCCTTTTTTTCCATCTTTTTGTTGTTGTTCATCCTGGGCCGACTGGTTTTTGGGATCGGCCGGAACGATACCGAGGCAGCGATCGGTAGCAAACGCCCGCTGGTGCTGGGCGGCATTACCGAAGCCTTTGCGGGCGTGCTCCCGGTGACGCAGTCCAAGCGGGATAGCCTGCAGGCGGATCTCACGCGGGCCGGTTATCATCACCGCAAAGCGCTGGCCGAGTTTCTGGGGATGCGGAATGCGGCGGCGACCGGCTGGGTGATTTTCATCGCGGCAGCCATCGTGTTGACGACGCAGCCCGGCGAGAATTTTTCAACCCAGTTCGCCATTTTTGGCGCCGTGGTGTTGTTGATCATTTTCACGTTGCCCAAGTTGACCTTAAGCGCCCTGGCCACGGGTCGCTGCAGCCGGATCGAATACGCGTTGCCCGACGCGCTCGACATGATCAATATGATGGTGACTGGCGGTCTTCCGCTGCGTCGAGCGGTGGAGCGCGTGAGCGCGGAATTGAAAACCACCCACCCGGACCTGGCCTGTGAGCTGGCGATTGTGGATCACCAGACCGAAGCGGGATCCCTGCAGCAAGCGTTGCGGGAGTTTGCCAAACGGATCGATGCCCCCGACGTAATTGCCCTGGCTTCGATGGTGCAGCATGCGGACCGGCTGGGGGGAAACGTGGCCGGCGCCCTGAGAGATTTTTCCGACGGGGTGCGTCGGACGCGTCGTCAGCGGGCGGAAGAACGCGGGAACAAAGCGTCGGTAAAAATTCTCTTCCCGATTGTGCTCTGTTTGACGCCGCCGATTTATGTGTTGCTGCTGGGCCCGGGTATTCTGGAGATGCGAAACTTTTTTGTGAAAGAGAACAAGACCAACGGCATGTTCATGCAAACGCCGGATGCCTCTAGCCTCGACAATCTGCCGTCAAGATAG
- a CDS encoding type II secretion system F family protein gives MDTSQLALVTYCGVAAAVGAVTLAARDLFSSRQEKTPSLRDLVRRIPADPADSDQGLIARFDLWFERTLYLSGVELSMTSALLLWLLLSLGLGSVIFVWSDDPLAASAGVILGGAGLFGYLNWAKAKRLKAIQEQFPGALDILARAVRAGESLEQAIELTADATKAPVSTEFRRTAKQLELGLSVSAAMRAFSRRIGLLDIRIFANSMTLHRETGGSLPTVLERLAAVIRDRMEYHRQLRSITSSGRFSVVVISALGPILFAYLFLVQPEYGKGLWGDPIGRWAILLAVISQLIGIAWVSHLVKSDY, from the coding sequence ATGGATACGAGTCAACTGGCTTTGGTGACCTATTGTGGCGTTGCCGCTGCGGTCGGGGCCGTCACGCTGGCCGCCCGCGATCTGTTTTCTTCTCGTCAGGAAAAGACGCCCTCGCTGCGCGATCTGGTGCGGCGCATCCCGGCCGATCCGGCCGACAGCGACCAGGGGCTGATCGCCAGGTTTGACCTGTGGTTTGAGCGCACACTGTACCTGTCGGGCGTGGAGCTCAGCATGACCTCGGCGTTGTTGCTGTGGCTGCTGTTGTCCCTTGGTTTGGGCAGTGTGATTTTTGTCTGGTCGGATGATCCTTTGGCCGCGAGTGCAGGCGTCATTCTGGGCGGCGCCGGATTGTTCGGCTACTTGAACTGGGCCAAGGCGAAACGTCTGAAGGCGATCCAGGAACAATTCCCAGGGGCGCTGGATATTCTGGCCCGGGCCGTGCGGGCGGGAGAAAGCCTGGAGCAAGCGATCGAATTGACGGCCGACGCGACCAAAGCTCCGGTTTCGACGGAGTTTCGCCGCACGGCGAAGCAGCTGGAACTGGGACTGTCCGTCAGCGCTGCGATGCGGGCCTTTAGCCGCCGGATCGGTCTGCTGGATATCCGCATTTTTGCGAACAGCATGACCTTGCACCGGGAAACGGGCGGCAGCTTGCCGACCGTGCTGGAACGCCTGGCGGCCGTGATTCGCGACCGGATGGAATACCACCGTCAGTTGCGCAGCATCACCAGTTCTGGTCGGTTCAGCGTGGTGGTGATTTCCGCCCTGGGCCCGATTCTGTTTGCCTATCTGTTTCTGGTGCAGCCCGAATACGGCAAAGGGCTGTGGGGGGATCCGATTGGTCGCTGGGCGATCCTGCTGGCTGTCATTTCCCAGTTGATCGGCATCGCCTGGGTTTCCCACCTGGTCAAATCTGATTATTAA
- a CDS encoding CpaF family protein, with product MIRNARQSTPAQVAETEYQALKTAIHTELVESLDLAAVGQIHGDQMRAEVRELTGDVIKARRLKLTPDQLERLYTDIDNEVFGLGPLEALMADPTISDILVNGAQEVYVERRGRMEKSDVVFADDDHVMRIIQRIVARISRRVDEVSPLVDARLPDGSRVNAVIPPLALDGPKLSIRRFAKDRLHLDELLEGQSLSSAMSAFLEAAVAARVSFMISGGTGAGKTTLLNALSGAIPDDERIVTIEDSAELLLQNPHVVRMETRPANSEGTGEFTQRDLVKNSLRMRPDRIIVGEVRGPEALDMLQAMNTGHEGSLTTIHANDARDALARLEMMVAMSGFELPVNVVRNYVAAGIGLVVHVARLKGGVRRITRIAEIVSSTADGYVLEDVFRFRQQGLDEQGAARGEFYATGYTPRCLERFADAGVEINTSLFTRLEGE from the coding sequence ATGATTCGAAATGCCCGCCAGTCGACGCCGGCTCAGGTAGCTGAAACAGAATACCAGGCGCTCAAGACCGCCATCCATACCGAGCTGGTAGAGTCGCTGGACCTGGCCGCGGTGGGCCAGATCCACGGCGACCAGATGCGGGCCGAAGTCCGGGAGCTGACCGGCGACGTGATCAAAGCGCGTCGGCTGAAACTCACGCCGGACCAGTTGGAACGACTTTATACCGACATCGACAACGAGGTGTTTGGCCTGGGGCCGCTGGAAGCGTTGATGGCCGATCCGACCATTAGTGATATTCTGGTGAATGGCGCCCAGGAGGTTTATGTAGAACGCCGCGGCCGGATGGAAAAGTCCGACGTGGTGTTTGCCGACGACGACCATGTGATGCGGATTATCCAGCGGATTGTCGCCCGAATTAGTCGGCGGGTCGACGAAGTCAGCCCGCTGGTCGACGCCCGACTGCCCGATGGTTCGCGTGTGAACGCGGTGATTCCGCCGCTGGCGCTGGACGGGCCGAAGCTCTCAATTCGCCGTTTCGCGAAAGACCGCCTGCACCTTGACGAATTGCTGGAAGGGCAGTCGCTGTCGTCCGCCATGTCGGCGTTCCTGGAAGCGGCCGTGGCCGCCCGGGTGTCGTTTATGATCTCCGGGGGAACGGGCGCCGGGAAAACCACGCTGCTGAACGCCTTGTCGGGGGCCATTCCCGATGACGAGCGCATTGTGACGATCGAAGACTCGGCCGAACTGCTGCTGCAGAACCCGCATGTGGTGCGGATGGAAACGCGGCCCGCCAATAGCGAAGGGACGGGCGAGTTTACCCAGCGTGATCTGGTGAAAAACAGTCTGCGTATGCGTCCCGACCGGATCATTGTCGGCGAAGTCCGTGGGCCCGAAGCGCTCGACATGCTCCAGGCGATGAACACGGGTCACGAAGGTTCGCTGACGACAATCCACGCGAACGACGCTCGCGATGCTCTGGCTCGCCTGGAAATGATGGTCGCCATGAGCGGCTTTGAACTGCCGGTGAACGTGGTGCGAAATTACGTGGCGGCCGGCATCGGCCTGGTCGTGCATGTGGCGCGGCTCAAAGGCGGCGTGCGGCGGATTACGCGGATCGCCGAGATCGTCTCTTCGACAGCCGACGGATACGTGCTGGAAGATGTGTTCCGCTTCCGCCAGCAAGGGCTGGATGAGCAGGGCGCCGCACGGGGCGAGTTCTATGCGACCGGCTATACGCCGCGGTGCCTGGAACGTTTTGCCGACGCGGGCGTGGAGATTAATACGTCGCTCTTTACCCGGTTGGAGGGAGAGTAA
- the cpaB gene encoding Flp pilus assembly protein CpaB, producing MSRLSPGTLLLAIMAVLFGLLGAFIVKSQLAVQRQVAAPAAKPVVVPRASANLLKGREVTLGDVVLMQMTPQQMKDAGLTGGFMSSPQQIIGRVLKQDHAQGSTFTSADFYPEGTGPDIGEMLEPGQRAVTVPVEVDAAVAGFARPGTYVDVLFRADEKEEWDLPETTITLLERVKVLALNEHTFAGAHGDDDTDVKVTLAVSAEDATRLPVVTGRGTLSLVLRNPDDETTLASLAPKTLDEILSLPPSRRHRIEVYRGRQMSQVDFRRQERVSPPVVALSDDSDRQQRQRPNFDNDMYRYAIPTEYPATTPLPPVQPPIQYYRQPLNGNPGYQPSQPFYPVR from the coding sequence ATGTCAAGACTGAGCCCAGGCACTTTGCTGCTGGCGATCATGGCGGTCCTGTTTGGACTGCTGGGCGCCTTCATTGTAAAATCCCAGCTTGCCGTGCAGCGGCAGGTGGCGGCCCCCGCGGCCAAGCCGGTGGTGGTGCCGCGGGCCAGTGCGAACCTGCTCAAAGGTCGCGAGGTCACCCTGGGAGATGTGGTGCTGATGCAGATGACGCCCCAGCAAATGAAAGACGCCGGATTGACTGGCGGCTTCATGTCCAGTCCCCAGCAGATCATTGGCAGGGTGCTGAAACAGGACCATGCCCAGGGGAGCACTTTTACTTCCGCCGACTTTTATCCTGAAGGCACCGGCCCGGATATTGGCGAAATGCTGGAACCGGGGCAGCGGGCGGTGACCGTTCCGGTCGAAGTCGATGCAGCCGTCGCCGGGTTTGCTCGACCGGGAACGTATGTTGATGTCCTGTTCCGCGCCGATGAGAAGGAAGAGTGGGACCTGCCCGAAACGACCATCACGCTGCTGGAACGGGTGAAAGTGCTGGCCCTCAACGAACACACGTTCGCCGGAGCCCATGGTGATGACGATACCGATGTGAAAGTCACGCTCGCCGTTAGCGCCGAAGACGCGACCCGCCTGCCGGTGGTGACGGGCCGCGGCACGCTGTCGCTGGTGCTGCGAAACCCGGACGACGAAACCACGCTGGCTTCGCTGGCTCCGAAAACACTCGACGAAATTTTAAGCCTGCCGCCTTCGCGCCGGCACCGGATCGAAGTTTACCGCGGACGCCAGATGTCGCAGGTCGACTTCCGTCGCCAGGAACGGGTGAGCCCGCCCGTCGTCGCCTTGTCGGATGATTCCGATCGGCAGCAGCGTCAGCGGCCCAACTTTGACAACGACATGTACCGTTATGCGATTCCGACCGAGTACCCGGCGACCACGCCGTTGCCGCCGGTCCAGCCGCCGATCCAGTACTATCGCCAGCCGCTTAACGGTAACCCGGGATACCAGCCTTCGCAGCCGTTCTATCCCGTACGCTAG
- a CDS encoding A24 family peptidase: MHTLLILIAICAMTFTAVALILDLRTRRLPNWLTVSAFVAGVLFHTVTGGLAGLGISLTGFAVGFGALFVLWCIGGGGGGDVKMMGALGAWLGAPLTVIVFLVSALIAASLLVVIFTWRFATGAKSLPAAERSGTAAKDKLEETRRTMPYAVPVAMATWSVMIVKLISASQ; this comes from the coding sequence ATGCATACGCTTTTGATACTGATCGCCATTTGTGCGATGACGTTTACTGCGGTGGCGCTGATCCTGGATCTGCGCACCCGTCGTTTGCCCAACTGGCTGACCGTTTCGGCGTTTGTCGCAGGGGTGTTGTTTCATACGGTCACCGGCGGGCTGGCCGGTCTTGGCATATCGCTCACCGGTTTTGCGGTCGGCTTTGGCGCCCTTTTCGTGTTGTGGTGCATCGGCGGCGGCGGCGGCGGCGATGTGAAAATGATGGGGGCTCTCGGAGCCTGGCTGGGGGCGCCCTTGACCGTCATTGTGTTTCTGGTCAGCGCCCTCATTGCGGCTTCGTTGCTGGTGGTCATTTTCACCTGGCGATTTGCGACCGGAGCGAAATCGCTGCCTGCGGCCGAGCGGTCGGGAACCGCCGCCAAAGACAAGCTAGAAGAAACCCGGCGGACCATGCCGTACGCCGTGCCGGTGGCAATGGCGACCTGGTCGGTCATGATCGTGAAGTTAATCAGCGCGAGCCAATAG
- a CDS encoding Flp family type IVb pilin, with translation MLLLKRLWNDEVGAVVSIELVLIGTVLLLGVMVGLGALRDSVNNELADVGGAIDEINQSYIVNSVTGHSISVGGSQFVDALDFCDGNDNAGSVGFNGCITHTNGTGSNEGTAAP, from the coding sequence ATGTTGCTTCTCAAACGTTTGTGGAACGATGAAGTGGGTGCGGTCGTTTCGATCGAGCTCGTCCTCATCGGCACCGTCCTGTTGCTGGGCGTGATGGTCGGTCTAGGTGCGCTGCGTGATTCGGTCAACAACGAACTGGCCGACGTCGGCGGTGCGATTGATGAGATCAACCAGAGCTACATTGTCAACTCCGTGACTGGCCACTCGATTTCGGTTGGTGGTTCGCAGTTTGTCGATGCCCTTGATTTCTGCGATGGCAACGACAACGCCGGTTCTGTTGGGTTCAACGGCTGCATTACGCACACCAACGGCACGGGATCCAATGAAGGTACGGCCGCTCCTTAG
- a CDS encoding Flp family type IVb pilin, whose translation MQLLTKLWRDEQGAVNSIELILIGTVLMLGLMVGLAAYRDSIINELADTGRAVGALNQSYSFATDLGAGPGAPVTQEFGDNGMGGPRVSVTVSVADSSYLDATDFCDDAAITRASAVGVDEDDPAPMIIP comes from the coding sequence ATGCAACTCCTCACAAAGCTATGGCGCGACGAACAGGGAGCGGTCAACAGTATCGAACTGATCCTGATCGGCACCGTCCTGATGCTCGGTCTGATGGTCGGCCTGGCCGCCTATCGCGATTCGATCATCAACGAACTGGCCGATACCGGCCGCGCGGTCGGCGCCTTGAACCAGTCGTACTCGTTTGCGACGGATCTCGGTGCCGGGCCGGGTGCGCCAGTGACCCAGGAGTTCGGCGATAACGGTATGGGAGGCCCTCGCGTGAGTGTTACGGTGTCGGTCGCAGATAGTTCCTACCTGGATGCTACGGACTTCTGCGACGACGCGGCCATTACGCGGGCTTCCGCGGTCGGGGTGGATGAGGATGATCCGGCTCCGATGATAATTCCCTGA
- a CDS encoding TadE/TadG family type IV pilus assembly protein → MIVKSRNLTIRKRRGVQSLEALLVIPVLVIALMAMMQFTAISSVLQAVEGAADEAAREVAKAEVRGGDFVLDAPAVAEDAVNRVLGVHGLNVLNSNGSGVRVFIEDADNDDGDADGNTSLSIGDSLLTRVAPAMGVAASEVRITILVSLDPAGGNNDPIPNLLNYFGLSFQGKRYAITATALKE, encoded by the coding sequence ATGATTGTGAAAAGTCGCAATCTTACGATCCGTAAACGCCGTGGTGTCCAGTCGCTGGAGGCGCTGCTGGTGATCCCCGTGTTGGTTATCGCCCTGATGGCGATGATGCAGTTCACGGCGATTTCCTCGGTCCTGCAGGCGGTGGAAGGAGCCGCCGACGAGGCAGCTCGCGAAGTCGCCAAGGCAGAAGTGCGCGGCGGGGATTTCGTTCTGGACGCTCCCGCGGTCGCAGAAGATGCGGTGAATCGCGTGTTGGGAGTTCATGGGCTTAATGTGCTCAACAGCAACGGCTCAGGCGTTCGCGTTTTTATTGAAGACGCGGACAACGATGACGGCGACGCGGACGGCAATACGTCTTTATCCATTGGTGATTCTCTGTTGACGCGCGTCGCTCCCGCGATGGGTGTGGCGGCGAGCGAAGTCCGCATTACCATCCTTGTGTCGCTTGATCCAGCCGGTGGGAATAATGATCCCATTCCCAATTTGTTGAACTACTTCGGGTTGAGTTTCCAAGGCAAGCGATACGCAATAACGGCGACTGCTCTCAAAGAGTAG
- a CDS encoding Flp family type IVb pilin, with product MFRFTYNQLRQFWQDRRGGVFVEYLLLLTIVGIGAIAGLAVVRGALIAELFDLAAAIDAIIP from the coding sequence TTGTTTCGCTTCACATACAATCAGCTTCGGCAGTTCTGGCAGGATCGACGCGGCGGCGTCTTTGTTGAGTACCTCCTGTTATTGACCATTGTGGGCATTGGAGCGATTGCCGGTCTGGCGGTCGTTCGCGGCGCCCTGATCGCGGAGTTATTCGATCTGGCAGCAGCGATCGACGCCATCATCCCCTGA
- a CDS encoding TadE/TadG family type IV pilus assembly protein, whose protein sequence is MLRIYPPRKLRSRRHGGAILEMLISLPVLAIGLFGVVEFAILQSNQQQLEAASRLGARMASEWPELPVATSVPPDIVEPIRRKLQAAQLEATDGNIRITVEHNLLFGPTGTQLEAGDLDCPAPAPLTAAQAPAIGRYVRVTVCMDIVNGRMAPNLLKTLGFDITGRVSRQTTTFRYDLKN, encoded by the coding sequence ATGCTTCGCATTTACCCCCCTCGAAAGCTTCGTTCGAGACGTCATGGCGGGGCGATTCTGGAAATGCTAATCAGCCTGCCGGTGCTGGCGATTGGCCTGTTTGGAGTCGTCGAGTTCGCCATCCTGCAGTCGAACCAGCAACAGCTGGAAGCAGCCAGTCGTCTGGGGGCCAGAATGGCCTCGGAGTGGCCTGAATTGCCAGTTGCAACGTCTGTTCCGCCCGATATCGTTGAGCCAATCCGGCGGAAACTGCAGGCGGCCCAGCTGGAGGCAACCGATGGGAACATTCGCATTACGGTTGAGCACAATCTGCTTTTCGGCCCCACCGGCACGCAGCTAGAGGCTGGTGATCTGGATTGCCCCGCTCCCGCACCGCTTACCGCGGCACAAGCGCCTGCGATCGGCAGATATGTGCGTGTGACGGTATGCATGGATATTGTGAATGGGCGAATGGCGCCCAATCTGCTGAAAACCCTTGGCTTCGACATCACAGGACGTGTCTCGCGGCAGACCACTACCTTTCGTTACGACCTGAAGAATTGA
- a CDS encoding pilus assembly protein TadG-related protein translates to MRNSLRFPQLGPFSPRRTRSIRQARRQQRGIASIWTLLLVPVIAIGLVLVVEIANLWIARAELENAMEAAALAAVKEWGDNIGGSTATPRTVGKDYAALNTVRKVPVVISDVRDDSNPVGNPNENVSYTEDLLFGAITSTPVDAPNHVFNASVAPNCGVGQPYAVRAKKRVKANSVCANLFGVNLNGFFVQAEAVAVYDCVSKRTQLIRIATYAGIP, encoded by the coding sequence ATGAGAAATTCGCTTCGCTTCCCACAGCTGGGCCCTTTCAGTCCGCGTCGAACCCGATCGATCCGGCAGGCGCGTCGTCAGCAACGGGGAATCGCCAGTATCTGGACGCTTTTGCTGGTTCCGGTCATCGCCATCGGCCTCGTTCTGGTCGTAGAAATCGCCAACCTGTGGATTGCCAGGGCGGAGCTAGAAAACGCCATGGAAGCGGCCGCACTGGCGGCCGTCAAAGAATGGGGCGACAACATCGGCGGTTCGACTGCGACCCCGCGCACGGTCGGCAAGGATTACGCCGCCCTGAATACGGTGCGTAAAGTTCCCGTAGTGATTTCCGATGTCCGCGATGACAGCAACCCCGTAGGCAACCCTAACGAAAACGTCAGTTACACCGAGGACCTGCTCTTTGGCGCTATCACCAGCACCCCCGTCGACGCTCCCAATCACGTATTCAACGCTTCCGTCGCGCCAAACTGCGGTGTAGGCCAGCCTTACGCCGTCAGGGCGAAAAAACGCGTCAAGGCGAACAGCGTGTGCGCGAACCTTTTTGGAGTCAACCTGAACGGCTTCTTTGTGCAGGCGGAAGCGGTCGCCGTATACGATTGCGTGTCGAAACGGACGCAGCTGATTCGAATCGCCACCTATGCAGGCATTCCCTAG